Part of the Antechinus flavipes isolate AdamAnt ecotype Samford, QLD, Australia chromosome 2, AdamAnt_v2, whole genome shotgun sequence genome is shown below.
CCTAAagactttgtatttattaattgtatcctcaGTGGTCAGCACtatgcccagcacatagtaggcacttgatgcTTATTGAAATTTATTAGAactgttcctattttttttctttctctcctcttcttcctggctctcttttcccatttaatttttttttcctttttccatcattctttttcctcttctttcttttattcttttgttccccaatcctccccttccttttctttctaaactACTCACACAAATTCCCACAAGTCCTAACTCTTCATATATAAAAGAGACACAGTGTTTTCAGTATTAGAATTATTGATACCCCATGCCAATAACAAGGATATACCAGATGGAGCCATCTCTATTGGAAAGtcaatgttaaattttcagtgtgagcatttatctCTTAGAAACTGACAAacacaatacatcaggacttgatttattgttttattgattgtttaaaGTCTTGGGAGAAAAGTTAATAGTGCATACTAACTTAAAAATGTGACCTGTGTATATTTTACCCCAGAGAGTTGGCTGCTAAACATTTACCTACATAGCACTGGCATTATGTACAGTTGGTAAGACTAGTGCTTCTGGAGTCAAAGACCATAGTTTTAAATTCTGCCTTACTTATCAACTATtattggaggagttgtgaacagatccaaccattctggaggacaatttggaactatactcaaaaagttatcaaacagtgcaaaccctttgatccagcagtatcactactgggcttatatcccaaagagatcttaaagaagggaaatggatctgtatgtgcaaaaatgtcacTTGTGTGCACTATATCTCTCCTGGAATTTGCAGGAtcggtcaataaatatttattaaatatctactatgtgccaggcattgtacttattggagatacaaagaaggaACTTTGTTCTCAAGGAATGCACAATCTGCTGGGACAGATGACATATAAACAactataaacaaaaaaagagcGAGAAAGGCAAGTAAATTGGAGGTAATTTGAATGGGAAGGCATTGGAATTGAACGGGATCAGGAAGAGGTTTCTGCAGAGAGATTTTAGTTATGATTTGGAGAAAGCCAAGAAGTAAAgctgaagagggagagcatttggTGACAGCCAAATAGCGTGAGCAGAGAGATGTAGTCTTGTACAAGGAACGGGAAGGAGGCTACTGTCACTGATGAAGACTAGAAACAAGCATCACTGCATATAATGCCAGATTTTATTGATATGTTGATTAATATTACTGGActgcttttttgttctttgttttaatGAATGACTCTCTAGAAAGAGAAGTGGGGGAAATATATTGGGGAATTATGGTGATGCAACAATACATATCATCTTTGTGAGCATAGTACAGTCTGCTTTTATACACTGGGACAGTTGTATTGTTCCCTTAGGTCGTGTGCTGCACTAACTCTTCTGGAATTATGATGGTCCATGACTTATAGCCATAGTAGCACCAAGAAAATACTAAAGTTACAAATATGAGCTTTTATGTCTACAAGGAATTTCAgattgtgtggaatagagagataaggtgaagaacttacaggaatgtatgaattgtttttctgtattttattttcattatttctgtgtttcccctatgacctgtataatatgtgcaggcccatatttacttgagccttggccagctagaaacatattaacttaacctgagctgatgacatttatcagcatttgacatttatcgatatttagtctattagcttgaccactatctgctggattaagcctgaaggcctgattttctgtttcctagaaatcaggagatttcagggaaacagaaaccttccattccattctctctgaacagcaacaaccaattagatgcctctccctccccttctcaatgctctcttacttgtgatgtaatctcttgtataaaagctgtgtatctttattacttctttagccctcctaccacgagctttctctttcttatctcgtgatgggacggctcatcctcccgaggttttaataaacaatctttctgctttctattttgagtgatctctgagtagtcattttggataagggtcttctacatccctcacaagaTTATTGAGAATATTGTGCGTTCCTCCAAATATAACCCAaaccaatttctttttattcagttCTAAGTAAGAAATCTGGAGTCATTGTCAAGTTATAGTTGCTGGATTAATTCAATGGGCTCTCCCATCTAATTGCTTATTGTGATCTGGTCAATAcagattcttcatctattttGATTTTCCAGTGTGGAAAACTTGGCTGATCTTCAATGAAAAGATCTCATAATACCTGAGTTAATATGAGATCAAGTAATATGACAATTTTTACAGTACTAGTATTCTAACTTATTTGCTTATCAATTGATCTCTAATGACATACTACAGATCTGTGAAAATGAATgatttaggagagaaaaaaactttaaaaattaaacttaaaactataattaaaataaaaatttattaacacATGATAGAAACACCACTGTACAAGAAAAAGTATTGATCTTGAAAtccaaagatctgagttcagttcTAATGCTGGACTTCTCCAAagcttggtttccttatctgtaaaacagagataaaaatacTAACACTGACTATCTCTCaaagaaaatgctatgtaaactTTTAAGAGCTATACCCAATCTGGTTCCAAGTCCTATTGATTTTGCCTTCAtaacatctcttgaatatgccctcttctctccttctgacCTTCTGACCATCTCACTGATCTACTGATTGGTCTCAATGTTTCAAATCTCTCTCCACTaaaatccatcttccactcaactgtcaaattgatctttcttaaatgtgaaaatatgtatagaaaaattgtacatagtttaacatatattggactacttgctgtctaggaaagggggtgaagggaagagaaaaagaaaatttggaacacaagggtgaacattaaaaattttctttgcatgtattttgaaaataaaaacctattattaaaaacaaataaacaaataaatgaaaaccaaAGTAAACTTCTTTGATAGAAGGTATAGAATAGGTCTGACTACATCACCCTCCTACTCAACACTCATAATGGCTCCctttcacctccaggatcaaatacaaaatgccctGTGTGATGCTCAAAGCCCTTTGTAGCCTGCTCTTCCACCACCATCTTTTCACTCTTCTTACAGTTTACTCATCCCAATTCTGGGATCCAGTAATACTGGCTTCCTTGCTGCTGCTATCCTCATGAGACTTCCCTTTTCCTCACTGCAGACACTTTCACCTATTGTCTCCCacatctggaatgctctcccttttcacttctgcttcttggcttccttcaagtctcaaacaaattctttcttctatgagatacctttcctgattcccttttATGCTAGTATTCTGTTGATTagctccaatttatcctatacatgttttgtttgtacagttatttgcatgttgtctctctattagactgtaagctatTTGAGAAAagactatcttttgtctttctttgcattcctAGCACTTATAACACTACCTGGCTTGTATTAGGTGTTTTGATAAATGTCAAGTGACTGattgactatataaatatagaaacattTTCCATTAATGCAGATGAGTAATGTATTGCCTGGAGGACTGAGAAGTGATTTCTTTATGGTCATAGGACTAGTACCTGTCAGAGGCAGATCTTTTCTGATTAGAAGACCACCTTTTATCCACTCTGTCATACTGTACcgtatttcaaaatattatcagCAAGCCTTCTAtattcctttgtttaaaaaagtaaaaattttaagtatataaacgtagtttattttctcattcatactttttcagtttatttttcaaaatagagaaataaatttggTTCTTCAGAATAATACAGCATATGTAATACATAcctaaatatatgtgtatatatatatatatttcacctCATATACTATAAACACACAGCAAATTCACTCATCAAAAGAGCAATTATTATCTATTAGATTTTCAAAGATAAATGATGTTTTTATCTTGATTATTTAAATTGAGAAGTCCTTAgtgctttattttaaatatttacaaaagctAGCCTAAAGATCAAGCCATCCTACAAAAGAGTGACCTCAAGAATATAAGTTTACTGATCATGCCATAATGAAGACATCAAGGTATAGAAGGCAAAAAGGGACAAATTATTTCAGTGCAATTACAGTCAGTGAAATTATCAGTATGTGACTCTCAGAAATCTGTACTAGGAATCCTAAAGGCAGCCTTCAGAATCTTCAGTTGTACTCTTCAAAATCCATATGCTTCTTCTTCCAAGTCTGGTCTATTAATCATTTAACTGTGGTAGAGAGATGTTGCATAGGGACTTTCATCGTCTCTGAGGATAAAAAACAcaaacagaaaatttgaaaagCTACAAAACCACTAACTAGTTATACCATGAAGATAAGTATTTGAAAACAATTATCtctgatcttggacaaatcacttaacaagttatctgcctcagtttcctcatccgtaaaatgagctgaagaagaaaatggaaaaccatttcagtatctttgccaagaaaatctcaagtggggtcacaaagagtaggacacaagTGAAATGACCTAAGCAATGAAGCCTTACAAATTCCAGAATTTTAGAATGAGTATGATGGAAACCTTATTGCTGCCCCCAGCCCAAACCCCACAGAAATCACTATAGTCAGCATGTTCTATGACCACATCATCTGGTTTAGACTTACTATAGAAATCAGCTAATAAAAATGAAGCACCAACAGGATGCTGAGCAGGATCTTGAACCACAGACTATAGAAGGGACTTTCCCCAATGTGGCATTATCTTCCTTTGCTGTCCTTTGGGTGAACTCATGATGCAGACAACCTCATTTTAAATCATTACTATCGCAGTAATACCCCACTGAATGGGTTTTCCTAAATGCATTCTGGGTAACTGCAAGCACAATTCCACCAAAGCTTTAGAACTTCCCATGTTAGTAAAAACCCCTCCTATAACCTCAAAATTTAGATATCTTGTGACATAATTAGTTCCATCTATTCTACAAAAATTCGTGCTTTATTTTGCTGGGCTGCTTCCTTACTTAAAAAGAGGCCTCTGACTGATTGCATAAATCTCAATAAATGCCTTTAATTGATTTGGAGATGGCCTGAATCCTGAATTCTTTCAGGGGACACCTCAAATTACTTGAAAAATCCTAAcaagaaggaacctcagaaaccatctaCTCCAATCCCCTCAAAAGACAAGGATAAGAAAAGTTTGAGAGGTGATTTGTCCCAAAGATCACCCAGTTGGTTGATGGCAGAGCTGGAactagaatccaggtctcctgaattcaaattgagtGAAGCATCTCTattttggatcatagatttaaaagtgTAAGGGACCTTGCAAGTCAGTAAGCTAGCCAAAGCCTAGTCTCGTAAATGAAGAAAGCTAGATCCAGAGAGGGGAAGTGGCTGGTCTACCTTCTTATCTGACTCCTGGCACCAGCATACTGACAAGCATGGTGCtgctgaagaaaaaataaataaataaaggcccTGACTtatttatacaaagtaataaaaGATAAAGACCAAAGCAAGTTGATAGGGAAGCCTTAAACTGGATGCAGGAATGTGATTCATGTGTTCAAACGTACTTCTTAGATTTAcggagttttaatttttaaagagaaaaatgaagcattCAAATAAGCGAGGACATTTGATTATTCTTTGGCCACTGAGGCTCTCACGTTTGAAAGAGTATTTTTACCTGCTATCTTTTAGTTTTCTGGCTGCCTGTGTTGACAACTTGATCTTCAAATCTAGTCTCTGTAGAAAATCTTTGGCAGACACTTCTTCAGGCTGAATGGACTGGATATCAGAGTCCTGAGAAACAGGAGAGATGTTCTCTTCTTGATCTTCAACTATCTCTTCTTCCTGAGAAAGATGACTGCTGTCCACAGTTTCATTTTCAGGAGACTCAAGCGAATTAAGTCCATTGAATAAAGGTTTTTCTGATATTATAGGGATGTTCAGagttttcttaagaaaaataCAATCATTGGTAAATAGTTTATTGGCCCTTTTTATTTGCTCCatctaaaatacatttaaaaaaaagaaatagcaagttacATACACTTAAGTTCAAGAAAGCTAGTATTTTCAATAAAGTAGAAATAACAAATGCATACAcaaaataatatctttatataAGTCATAAAATGTACTAAAATGCAAATGTATTGAATACTATATCATGATAATAAacagaattatgaaatgaaaggCAAAGTTAAtgatatatattatgatatatgagATATATTATGAAATATGATACATATAATGATATATAGTAGAATTAACATAAATGTGCAGTATGAGATTACCCCTTCCCCACTCATTGCACCTAGCCTTTATCACTGGCAGCTGGCcatgcaactttttaaaaatcaagctgtTGAGGGATATTTGTACAATGGCTCTCTTATTTTTCCTCATATATCTAATATAATATCTGATGATAGCAAGCAATATTATTTTCAACTAGTCTTTTGAACTTTTGAAAATCTTGAAGTATTTCAATCCACTCTCTCATTTATTGCTTTGAGCAAATGACTAC
Proteins encoded:
- the LYSMD2 gene encoding lysM and putative peptidoglycan-binding domain-containing protein 2, with the protein product MADFSPALSLREGGPRAARQPALTPTPSPPPPRSRSGSESEEAELSLSLARTKTRSYGSTASVRAPLAVVVCERQVQHRVCAGDTLQGIALKYGVTMEQIKRANKLFTNDCIFLKKTLNIPIISEKPLFNGLNSLESPENETVDSSHLSQEEEIVEDQEENISPVSQDSDIQSIQPEEVSAKDFLQRLDLKIKLSTQAARKLKDSRDDESPYATSLYHS